A section of the Rossellomorea marisflavi genome encodes:
- a CDS encoding metallophosphoesterase family protein codes for MMKVVIVADTHFPKKGRDLPSPLLDDLKTADHIIHAGDFQTIEHYEAFKEYGQVTAVAGNVDDEGLKEILPEKTIITLKDLRIGVVHGDGTGKTTEKRARLAFEQEEVDLIIFGHSHIPYVRVDAGVLLFNPGSPTDKRKLSYHSHGVLEIDDVWSIKHFFYK; via the coding sequence ATGATGAAGGTGGTGATCGTGGCCGATACCCACTTTCCGAAAAAAGGGAGGGATCTGCCCTCCCCTTTGTTGGATGATCTCAAAACGGCCGATCATATCATCCACGCAGGCGATTTTCAGACAATCGAGCACTATGAGGCGTTCAAAGAATACGGACAGGTAACCGCTGTGGCGGGGAATGTCGATGATGAGGGCCTCAAGGAAATCCTTCCTGAGAAGACGATCATTACATTGAAGGACCTCCGCATTGGTGTGGTTCATGGAGACGGCACCGGAAAGACGACGGAAAAACGAGCTCGCCTTGCCTTTGAACAGGAAGAAGTCGACCTCATCATCTTTGGTCATTCCCATATTCCTTACGTGAGGGTGGATGCGGGGGTGCTTCTGTTCAATCCGGGATCGCCCACCGATAAACGCAAGCTTTCGTATCATTCTCACGGGGTGCTTGAGATTGATGACGTGTGGAGTATAAAGCATTTCTTCTATAAATAA
- a CDS encoding SAM-dependent methyltransferase: MSVLQKQFKEPSGPLGWLAGKIMEFDNRRIHHWSLKRLGIQNRDRVLEIGYGTGSCIERITASYPHAFVDGIDISETMEETAKKKNEKAIHEGRVRLWNGDIGDFSSETSYDKIFAINNYPLWNDQEKSLTRIHSLLHEGGTLLITVQPRGDEASDERAKEYGEEIAAAVHSTGFKDISVSYKKGSPAMTVCVTCTKTG, translated from the coding sequence TTGAGCGTATTACAGAAACAATTCAAAGAACCATCCGGACCGTTGGGTTGGTTGGCAGGAAAAATCATGGAGTTCGATAATCGCAGGATCCATCATTGGAGCTTGAAGCGGCTCGGCATTCAAAACAGGGACAGAGTGCTTGAAATCGGATACGGGACGGGTTCCTGCATCGAAAGGATCACTGCTTCATACCCACATGCGTTCGTCGACGGAATCGACATTTCAGAAACGATGGAGGAAACGGCAAAGAAGAAGAATGAGAAAGCGATCCACGAAGGCCGGGTACGCCTCTGGAATGGGGATATTGGCGATTTTTCCAGTGAGACTTCCTATGATAAAATCTTTGCCATCAACAACTATCCCCTTTGGAATGATCAAGAGAAATCCCTTACAAGGATCCACTCTCTATTGCATGAAGGTGGCACCCTCTTGATCACAGTTCAGCCGAGAGGCGATGAAGCGAGCGATGAACGAGCGAAAGAGTACGGTGAAGAAATTGCTGCTGCCGTCCATTCAACCGGTTTCAAAGATATTTCAGTCTCTTATAAAAAAGGATCCCCTGCCATGACTGTCTGTGTCACCTGCACAAAAACAGGGTGA
- a CDS encoding phosphoribosylanthranilate isomerase: protein MTKVKICGVRTLEEAQWAVEAGADAVGFVFAKSKRKISVREAAVISSELPDHVMKIGVFVNESKQTLESIFVEAGLDYVQLHGDETPEFCLSLSIPYIKAVSIKVESDVKRVGLYPVGPILVDSGKGPHRGGNGTTFQWDYLKGIERSGHRIILAGGLNVSNIGEAIQEVRPEMVDLSSGVETDGRKDREKIFDLMKTVKQLEGIQ from the coding sequence ATGACAAAGGTCAAGATATGTGGAGTGAGAACACTTGAGGAAGCACAATGGGCGGTGGAAGCCGGAGCAGATGCGGTCGGATTCGTGTTTGCAAAAAGCAAAAGGAAGATTTCGGTACGGGAAGCGGCGGTCATCAGCTCTGAACTGCCGGACCACGTGATGAAAATCGGAGTTTTCGTCAATGAATCAAAGCAAACCCTTGAATCCATCTTTGTAGAAGCGGGGCTTGACTATGTTCAGCTCCATGGAGATGAAACACCTGAATTTTGCCTCTCACTTTCCATACCGTATATCAAAGCTGTCTCGATCAAAGTTGAATCAGATGTGAAACGGGTAGGGCTTTATCCTGTAGGGCCGATTCTTGTAGACAGTGGAAAGGGACCTCATCGCGGTGGTAACGGGACCACATTCCAGTGGGATTACCTGAAGGGGATCGAGAGGTCCGGGCATCGGATCATCCTTGCTGGGGGATTGAATGTATCCAATATAGGAGAAGCCATCCAGGAAGTCCGTCCGGAAATGGTAGATTTATCGAGCGGGGTAGAAACGGACGGAAGAAAAGACCGGGAAAAAATCTTCGATCTCATGAAAACAGTCAAACAATTGGAGGGAATACAATGA
- a CDS encoding DUF3900 domain-containing protein, whose translation MDFTIQYLSFYLISVDGKGEEADKRQKHFQTLTTATYEESPLKTFLDGELTKITKRKVDRHAKSENAPTKIGRFIVEPGHELTSNPNYNLFHKTRFAEDSDTFREATDQIVQMYLETSAIRGGAVIVATAKLTKFFDDPFVFIMKCDFEPKVATITDEATLIHNVEMAITTKGMKSVQYPYMPEDGMMDPAELKIHQASHAHYFENFLKWVEFEKSMPEIVKSQVYGMVKEHISETYAESSDERVEFEEAVEEWAISPKREMQERFTPEQVVEAAAQIVEQSPEVELKMRLDHMAVKAMLSDFGDRLHFAKVNDRYVLMIESDTVTFEQGFSPLEFLKPDDLHEVIERIQNKPQ comes from the coding sequence ATGGACTTTACGATACAATATCTATCATTCTATCTGATTTCTGTCGATGGAAAGGGTGAAGAAGCAGACAAGCGCCAAAAACACTTCCAGACCCTTACGACTGCTACCTATGAAGAAAGCCCCCTTAAAACATTTTTAGACGGGGAACTCACAAAGATCACAAAACGGAAGGTGGACCGTCATGCAAAATCCGAAAATGCACCAACCAAAATCGGACGGTTCATCGTTGAACCCGGTCATGAGCTGACATCGAATCCCAACTACAACCTCTTTCATAAGACCCGGTTCGCAGAAGACAGCGACACCTTCCGCGAGGCAACGGATCAAATCGTGCAGATGTACCTCGAAACGAGCGCAATCCGTGGAGGGGCCGTGATCGTTGCCACTGCAAAGCTGACGAAATTCTTCGATGATCCTTTTGTCTTCATCATGAAATGTGATTTTGAACCGAAGGTCGCGACCATCACGGACGAAGCGACGCTCATCCACAATGTTGAAATGGCCATCACGACAAAGGGAATGAAGTCCGTGCAGTATCCGTATATGCCGGAAGACGGGATGATGGACCCGGCTGAACTGAAGATTCACCAGGCATCCCATGCCCACTACTTCGAAAACTTCCTCAAATGGGTAGAATTCGAGAAATCCATGCCTGAAATCGTAAAATCCCAGGTGTATGGCATGGTGAAGGAACATATCTCCGAAACCTATGCAGAATCAAGCGACGAGCGCGTGGAATTTGAAGAAGCAGTGGAGGAATGGGCCATCAGTCCGAAACGGGAGATGCAGGAGAGATTCACCCCGGAACAAGTCGTCGAAGCAGCAGCGCAGATTGTCGAGCAGTCACCTGAAGTGGAGCTGAAGATGCGCCTTGACCATATGGCTGTGAAGGCAATGCTGTCGGATTTCGGTGATCGTCTACATTTTGCAAAAGTGAATGACCGCTACGTCCTCATGATCGAGAGTGATACGGTGACGTTCGAACAGGGGTTTTCCCCGCTGGAGTTCCTGAAACCGGATGACCTTCATGAGGTGATCGAGCGTATACAGAATAAGCCACAGTAA
- a CDS encoding VOC family protein, translating to MIAGIHHAQITIPSGKEEEARAFYCGVLGLEEMDKPESLKGRGGFWLRTGNADLHIGTEEGVDRYQTKAHIAYEVSDVRYWKEHLEKLGTNIIPSIAIPGYDRFECRDPFGNRVEMIQAL from the coding sequence ATGATCGCAGGGATTCATCATGCACAAATTACGATTCCTTCAGGGAAGGAAGAAGAAGCGAGGGCCTTTTACTGTGGGGTACTTGGACTGGAGGAAATGGATAAGCCGGAGAGTTTGAAAGGGAGGGGCGGCTTCTGGCTGCGCACAGGTAACGCAGACCTTCATATCGGAACGGAAGAAGGGGTCGATCGATACCAAACAAAGGCCCACATTGCCTATGAAGTCAGCGATGTGAGGTATTGGAAGGAACATTTGGAGAAGCTTGGTACCAACATCATTCCGTCGATTGCCATACCGGGCTATGACCGCTTTGAATGTCGGGATCCCTTCGGCAATCGTGTGGAGATGATTCAGGCTCTTTAG
- the trpA gene encoding tryptophan synthase subunit alpha, with the protein MGKEFLEKALKTELELGNKVFIPYIMAGDGGLDELIPTLRRLEAHGATAIELGIPFSDPVADGPTIQEAGKRALKHGTTLASVLDALKGNRHEVTIPLVFMTYINPIFRYGVSRFFRDCREAGVDGLIIPDLPLEHLDLIEADAVEHGIAIIQLATLTSSEERVKELARRSEGFLYAVTVKGITGARKEFDDVISRHLNLLKEHSPVPVLAGFGISSPEHVKTMSQSCDGVVVGSRIIDLLQTGDEETIKSLIGASKGVRA; encoded by the coding sequence ATGGGTAAGGAGTTTTTGGAAAAGGCATTGAAAACCGAACTCGAACTTGGAAATAAGGTGTTCATCCCCTATATCATGGCCGGTGATGGAGGGCTTGATGAACTCATCCCCACGCTACGACGGTTGGAGGCGCATGGGGCGACAGCCATTGAGCTTGGGATCCCGTTTTCAGATCCCGTTGCCGATGGACCAACGATCCAGGAAGCTGGTAAGCGGGCCTTGAAGCACGGGACGACACTCGCCAGTGTACTGGATGCCTTGAAGGGAAATCGTCATGAAGTCACGATCCCATTGGTATTCATGACGTATATCAATCCGATTTTTCGCTATGGTGTGTCCCGCTTCTTCCGTGATTGCCGGGAAGCGGGAGTGGACGGACTCATCATACCCGATCTGCCCCTCGAGCATCTTGACCTGATAGAAGCGGATGCTGTGGAGCATGGAATCGCCATCATCCAGCTCGCAACCCTGACAAGCAGTGAAGAACGCGTCAAGGAGCTTGCAAGAAGATCGGAGGGCTTCCTTTATGCCGTAACGGTCAAAGGAATCACCGGGGCACGGAAGGAATTTGACGACGTCATCAGCAGACACCTCAATCTCCTGAAGGAACACAGCCCTGTCCCGGTCCTCGCAGGCTTCGGGATCTCGAGCCCTGAGCATGTGAAAACCATGTCGCAGAGCTGTGACGGAGTGGTGGTAGGAAGCAGGATCATCGATCTCCTTCAAACAGGTGATGAGGAAACCATCAAGTCCTTGATCGGTGCATCCAAAGGAGTACGTGCGTAA
- a CDS encoding PH domain-containing protein yields the protein MFGKMASDVLGLSDIGSVIHPQDYDKADADDYIMHEDGEKIYFLIKSKSDEYCFTNKALIHLDGTSATSKKRMLKRFDYYKHTISGVMLETAGTVDLDVEIKFKIGSESYSIDVHKKFLTEVKDLYKSLIKIGEIAADNSVYSTYASESLSVASHTLGQVKADHADVSAQFREINEYAFDWLLEKKKTFVQKDYGSVFETFIQN from the coding sequence ATGTTCGGTAAGATGGCTTCAGATGTACTGGGACTGAGCGATATTGGTTCGGTCATCCATCCACAGGATTATGATAAGGCGGATGCAGATGACTACATCATGCATGAAGACGGGGAGAAGATCTATTTCCTGATCAAATCGAAGTCCGACGAATATTGTTTCACCAATAAAGCCCTCATCCACCTTGACGGGACGAGCGCCACAAGCAAAAAGCGCATGTTGAAACGCTTTGATTATTATAAGCATACCATCAGCGGCGTCATGCTTGAAACGGCCGGTACAGTCGACTTGGATGTGGAGATCAAATTCAAGATCGGTTCAGAATCTTATTCCATCGATGTTCATAAAAAATTCCTCACTGAAGTGAAGGACCTTTATAAATCCCTCATCAAGATCGGTGAAATTGCCGCTGATAACAGCGTGTATTCAACTTACGCTTCAGAGAGCCTTTCTGTTGCATCCCATACCCTGGGGCAGGTAAAGGCAGACCACGCAGATGTGTCCGCTCAATTCAGGGAAATCAATGAATATGCTTTCGACTGGCTACTTGAAAAGAAAAAGACCTTCGTTCAGAAGGATTATGGAAGCGTCTTTGAAACGTTCATCCAAAATTGA
- a CDS encoding excalibur calcium-binding domain-containing protein, whose product MKKIIGCVLILSLALASLGVPTTEAAAKKYKNCTELNKDYKGGVAKAKGVKNKGGKTKYTPHVSKALYEANKSKDRDKDLIACER is encoded by the coding sequence ATGAAGAAAATTATTGGTTGTGTGCTCATTCTCTCTCTCGCGCTTGCTTCACTGGGGGTACCCACCACAGAGGCCGCCGCCAAAAAGTACAAAAATTGTACCGAATTGAACAAAGACTATAAAGGCGGTGTCGCCAAGGCAAAAGGTGTGAAGAATAAAGGCGGTAAGACAAAATACACCCCACATGTTTCAAAAGCACTCTATGAAGCCAACAAGAGTAAGGATCGTGACAAAGACCTCATCGCATGCGAAAGGTAA
- the metG gene encoding methionine--tRNA ligase, producing MTVFIGGAWPYANGSLHLGHIAALLPGDILARYYRMKGEDVLYVSGSDCNGTPIGIRASQEGVPVEEIADRFHREFKETFDSLGFSYDLYTRTDKQAHHEAVQEIFRTLHRNGWLYEKEVEQAYCEVDQRFLPDRFVEGICPVCGAKARGDQCDHCSTVLDPLDLKDRTCKLCQTEPVIKSTTHLYFALSEFQDALEEWVKDHGKDWRENALNLTQRYLIEGLHDRAVTRDLENGVAVPIQGFEDKKVYVWIEAVSGYYSASKEWGVGTGKDWKRFWEEDTRTYYVHGKDNIPFHTIIWPAVMKGIGVEALPHHVVSNEYLTLEKKKFSTSGNWAVWARDLLDRYEPDSLRYFLTINAPEKRDADFSWREFIHSHNGELLGAFGNLVQRTLKFYRKAYGEKVDFITVGKGLREEAQNQFDLAGGRIEEGTTREALDGIFAYIRGINKRFDESKPWVVVKEDEDRGKELLTEFIYIITNLRALLTPFLPKTGEELGWQLGSGSAIWGPVGSEVLHLQEGGPLFERIDPSVIEEEVEKLITESSNP from the coding sequence ATGACAGTATTCATCGGAGGAGCATGGCCGTATGCGAATGGGTCCCTGCACCTGGGTCATATTGCAGCCCTGCTGCCGGGAGATATCCTCGCACGCTACTATAGGATGAAGGGGGAAGACGTCCTTTACGTATCCGGGAGTGATTGTAACGGAACGCCGATCGGGATCAGGGCGAGCCAGGAAGGTGTCCCAGTGGAGGAAATCGCCGATCGGTTCCACCGGGAATTCAAAGAAACGTTCGATTCCCTCGGATTCAGCTATGATCTTTATACGCGAACAGACAAGCAGGCCCATCATGAAGCGGTACAGGAAATCTTTCGGACGCTCCACCGAAATGGCTGGCTGTATGAAAAAGAAGTCGAACAGGCCTATTGCGAAGTGGATCAACGTTTCCTGCCAGACAGATTCGTAGAGGGAATCTGTCCGGTATGCGGGGCAAAGGCAAGGGGAGATCAGTGTGATCATTGTTCCACGGTCCTGGATCCCTTGGATCTCAAGGATCGAACATGCAAACTATGTCAGACCGAACCGGTGATTAAATCGACCACCCATCTCTATTTTGCCCTCTCGGAATTTCAGGATGCACTTGAGGAATGGGTAAAGGACCACGGGAAGGACTGGCGTGAAAATGCCCTGAATCTGACGCAGAGATATTTGATTGAAGGTCTTCATGACCGGGCCGTGACACGGGACCTTGAAAATGGGGTGGCAGTTCCGATTCAGGGATTTGAAGATAAGAAGGTGTACGTGTGGATCGAGGCGGTGAGCGGATACTACAGTGCCTCCAAGGAATGGGGAGTTGGAACGGGGAAGGACTGGAAACGTTTCTGGGAAGAGGACACCCGTACATATTACGTCCATGGAAAGGACAATATTCCATTCCACACGATCATCTGGCCGGCTGTCATGAAAGGGATCGGTGTAGAAGCGCTTCCTCATCACGTGGTGTCCAATGAGTATCTGACCCTCGAAAAAAAGAAGTTCTCCACCAGCGGCAATTGGGCCGTGTGGGCACGCGATCTGTTGGATCGATATGAACCCGATTCCTTGCGATATTTCCTCACGATCAATGCCCCGGAAAAGAGGGATGCGGATTTCTCCTGGCGGGAGTTCATCCATAGCCACAACGGAGAGCTTCTCGGAGCATTCGGTAACCTGGTGCAGCGAACGCTGAAGTTTTATCGTAAAGCGTACGGAGAAAAGGTGGACTTTATTACTGTCGGAAAAGGGTTGCGTGAAGAAGCACAAAATCAATTCGATTTGGCCGGAGGGCGCATCGAAGAGGGTACGACCAGGGAAGCGCTTGATGGCATCTTCGCATACATCAGGGGGATCAACAAACGCTTCGATGAATCGAAACCCTGGGTGGTCGTCAAAGAAGACGAGGATCGCGGGAAAGAACTTCTCACGGAATTCATTTATATCATCACCAACCTACGTGCCCTCCTGACGCCCTTTCTTCCAAAGACAGGGGAGGAGCTAGGCTGGCAGCTCGGGTCGGGCAGCGCCATCTGGGGTCCTGTAGGATCTGAGGTCCTTCACCTTCAAGAAGGTGGACCCCTGTTTGAAAGAATCGATCCATCTGTCATCGAAGAAGAAGTGGAGAAACTGATCACGGAGAGCAGCAACCCATGA
- a CDS encoding NUDIX hydrolase gives MDEQKWLETFRHRKPRLLGAGSYASFGILLPLILVDGKPHILFEVRSQDMRRQPGEICFPGGKVDPSDQGEKEAAIRETSEELGISVDEVRDVYPLDYIITPFGTMIYPFVGRIETTPGELQPNPAEVGEVFTVPLDDLLNDEPDIYTIDVKMHPEESFPYDRIPGGKQYEWQARKMQEVFYYHEDKVIWGLTARILHHFLSELKKNQ, from the coding sequence ATGGATGAGCAAAAGTGGCTTGAGACATTCAGGCACCGGAAACCAAGGCTGCTTGGAGCGGGATCCTATGCTTCCTTCGGGATTTTGCTGCCACTGATCCTGGTCGATGGAAAGCCTCATATCCTGTTTGAAGTCCGTTCGCAGGACATGCGCCGACAGCCGGGCGAAATCTGTTTTCCTGGAGGGAAAGTGGATCCATCCGATCAAGGTGAAAAGGAAGCTGCCATCAGAGAGACTTCTGAAGAACTCGGGATCTCAGTGGACGAGGTGAGGGATGTCTATCCCCTTGACTATATCATCACACCCTTTGGAACGATGATCTATCCGTTTGTCGGTCGGATCGAAACCACCCCGGGAGAGCTTCAACCTAATCCGGCAGAGGTGGGGGAGGTCTTTACGGTGCCATTGGATGATCTGTTGAATGATGAACCTGATATTTATACGATCGATGTGAAGATGCATCCGGAAGAGTCGTTTCCCTATGACCGCATTCCGGGCGGCAAACAGTATGAATGGCAGGCGAGAAAGATGCAGGAGGTCTTTTATTACCATGAAGACAAAGTCATCTGGGGATTGACGGCACGGATACTTCACCATTTTTTAAGTGAGCTGAAGAAAAACCAATAA
- the trpB gene encoding tryptophan synthase subunit beta, translated as MMYAQPDQRGLFGPYGGKFVPETLMKAVNELESAYEEAMVDPSFQEELQLYLKDYVGRENPLYHARNLSDKVGGAKIYLKREDLNHTGAHKINNTIGQALLAVRMGKKKVVAETGAGQHGVATATVCALLNLDCVIFMGEEDIRRQKLNVFRMELLGAEVVGVKQGSATLKDAVNEALRYWVSHVDDTHYIMGSVLGPHPFPKMVRDFQSVIGNETKKQFFLKENRLPDAIVACVGGGSNAMGMFHPFVGDDVALYGVEAAGAGVETDKHAATLTKGSVGILHGSMMYLLQDDSGQIQEAHSVSAGLDYPGVGPEHSFLKDQGRVTYAAVTDGEALDAFQLLCKTEGIIPALESSHAVAYAVELAKGMKPEESIVICLSGRGDKDVNQVQDMLGGSQHG; from the coding sequence ATGATGTATGCACAGCCGGATCAACGAGGACTATTTGGACCATATGGAGGGAAATTCGTTCCTGAAACGCTCATGAAGGCGGTGAATGAACTCGAATCCGCCTACGAAGAAGCGATGGTGGATCCATCCTTCCAAGAAGAACTTCAGCTCTACCTGAAAGACTATGTGGGACGGGAAAATCCCCTCTATCATGCCAGGAATCTATCAGACAAAGTCGGTGGGGCGAAAATCTATCTGAAACGAGAAGATCTGAATCATACAGGTGCCCACAAAATTAATAATACGATCGGTCAGGCCCTCCTTGCTGTCAGGATGGGTAAGAAGAAAGTCGTCGCAGAAACAGGTGCGGGCCAGCATGGTGTGGCTACGGCAACCGTATGTGCCCTACTGAACCTGGATTGCGTCATCTTCATGGGGGAAGAGGATATCAGAAGGCAGAAGCTCAATGTATTCCGGATGGAACTACTCGGAGCAGAAGTGGTAGGGGTCAAACAGGGGAGCGCGACCCTTAAGGATGCCGTGAATGAAGCCCTTCGCTACTGGGTCTCCCATGTAGATGACACCCATTACATCATGGGGTCTGTCCTCGGCCCGCACCCGTTTCCAAAAATGGTCAGGGACTTCCAGAGCGTCATCGGAAATGAAACGAAGAAACAGTTTTTCTTAAAGGAAAACAGGCTGCCCGATGCGATCGTCGCCTGCGTGGGCGGCGGTAGCAATGCCATGGGCATGTTCCACCCGTTTGTCGGAGACGATGTTGCATTATACGGGGTGGAAGCTGCAGGGGCAGGTGTTGAAACGGATAAGCATGCAGCCACTCTGACGAAGGGATCTGTGGGGATCCTGCACGGAAGCATGATGTATCTGCTACAGGATGATAGCGGCCAGATCCAAGAAGCCCATTCGGTTTCAGCGGGACTTGATTACCCGGGGGTCGGTCCAGAACATAGCTTTTTGAAAGATCAAGGACGCGTTACCTATGCGGCGGTGACCGACGGTGAGGCACTGGATGCATTTCAGCTTCTGTGCAAGACCGAAGGAATCATCCCGGCACTGGAAAGCTCCCATGCCGTTGCTTATGCTGTGGAGCTTGCGAAGGGGATGAAGCCGGAAGAATCCATCGTCATCTGCCTATCGGGCCGTGGAGATAAAGATGTGAATCAAGTACAAGACATGCTGGGAGGTAGTCAACATGGGTAA
- a CDS encoding GNAT family N-acetyltransferase — protein MLTHDQLDDIFTLQSLCETHDGITIKLNGDMLRREFYKSYDLLNYDNGRLTGFLGVYPFGSTIELCGMVHPDYRRRGIFQSLFDRALKEISKNPVDKVLANSHGRSSAGKAFIEANGGLFDNTEFEMEWVPCELPEPDASIVLRGATQEDIPEMKRLGLECFGIQDASFDEAHINDTLMILFDGEVAGQMKISRDGGQCYIYWFSVFPALQGRGIGRRALSRVVREADGKYSLIGLDVAAKNEHALKLYTSLGFVVQSHQDYYSLSL, from the coding sequence ATGCTAACACATGATCAACTCGATGACATATTCACCCTTCAATCCCTTTGCGAAACGCATGATGGCATCACCATCAAATTGAATGGGGATATGCTCCGGAGAGAATTTTATAAGTCTTATGATCTCCTGAATTACGATAACGGACGCCTCACCGGCTTCCTTGGAGTCTACCCTTTTGGGAGCACCATTGAACTATGCGGTATGGTACATCCCGATTACAGGAGGAGGGGGATCTTCCAATCCCTCTTCGATCGGGCATTGAAAGAAATCAGTAAGAATCCGGTGGATAAGGTGCTTGCCAATTCACACGGACGCTCTTCTGCCGGGAAAGCGTTCATTGAAGCGAATGGCGGCCTTTTCGATAACACCGAATTTGAGATGGAGTGGGTCCCATGCGAGCTGCCCGAGCCGGACGCATCAATCGTTCTCCGCGGTGCAACCCAGGAGGATATACCGGAGATGAAACGTCTCGGGTTGGAATGTTTCGGCATTCAGGACGCATCATTCGATGAGGCTCATATCAACGATACCCTCATGATCCTGTTTGATGGAGAAGTCGCAGGGCAAATGAAGATATCCCGTGACGGGGGGCAGTGCTACATCTACTGGTTTTCAGTGTTTCCTGCGCTCCAGGGACGCGGAATCGGTCGACGTGCATTGAGCCGGGTGGTGAGGGAAGCTGACGGTAAATACTCCCTTATCGGTCTCGATGTGGCGGCAAAGAATGAACATGCACTAAAACTCTACACGTCCTTAGGTTTTGTTGTTCAGAGTCATCAGGACTATTATTCTCTTTCCCTTTAA
- the trpC gene encoding indole-3-glycerol phosphate synthase TrpC — MTTILETIIKKKKEEVAKLKTEGFKRHHLGSQKKPFRSSLQEEHLHIIAEIKRASPSKGDIRMDVDPVEQAKSYEQAGAAAISVLTDASFFKGSYDDLAEVSVKVSVPVLCKDFMIDELQIDQAEDAGASIILLIAAALDDQRMKDLYDYARGKGLEVLVEVHDEGEMRRALALGASVIGINNRNLKTFEVDIHKTATLSSLVKGKDVKLISESGIKTIQDCKTVAEDGADAILIGETLMRSQDPAGLVASFQVKKVTE; from the coding sequence ATGACAACCATATTGGAAACGATCATCAAGAAAAAGAAGGAAGAAGTCGCAAAGCTGAAGACGGAAGGATTCAAGAGACACCATCTCGGTTCCCAAAAGAAACCATTCCGTTCTTCCCTGCAGGAGGAGCATCTCCATATCATAGCCGAGATCAAACGGGCGTCCCCGTCAAAGGGGGATATCAGAATGGATGTCGACCCCGTGGAGCAGGCGAAGAGCTATGAACAGGCAGGAGCTGCGGCCATATCGGTCTTGACCGACGCATCATTCTTCAAAGGGAGCTATGATGATCTTGCCGAGGTGAGCGTGAAGGTGTCGGTTCCCGTGCTGTGCAAGGATTTCATGATCGATGAGCTTCAGATCGATCAAGCGGAAGATGCAGGCGCATCCATCATTCTTCTGATTGCTGCCGCCCTGGATGATCAACGGATGAAAGATCTATATGATTATGCAAGGGGAAAGGGTCTTGAAGTACTGGTGGAAGTACATGATGAAGGCGAAATGCGGAGGGCACTGGCTCTCGGGGCAAGCGTGATCGGTATCAACAACCGAAACCTTAAGACATTCGAAGTGGACATCCATAAGACGGCAACGCTGAGTTCTCTTGTAAAAGGCAAGGACGTGAAGCTGATCAGCGAGAGTGGGATCAAGACGATTCAAGATTGCAAGACGGTGGCAGAAGACGGAGCCGATGCCATTCTCATCGGAGAGACCCTCATGCGCAGCCAGGACCCTGCCGGACTTGTTGCTTCCTTTCAGGTAAAGAAGGTGACGGAATGA